Proteins encoded together in one Fundidesulfovibrio magnetotacticus window:
- a CDS encoding DsrE family protein, with translation MADTFCVTITHCRTDGDKATLGFVVANAALGSEKDTMVFLSTDGVYCAVKGEAEKIDEGAPFAPLKELIGKFVKAGGKIFVCTPCLKKRGLSEADLIEGATPAGGAVLVEWLAAGSPCVAY, from the coding sequence ATGGCTGACACCTTCTGCGTCACCATCACCCACTGCCGCACCGACGGCGATAAGGCCACCCTCGGCTTCGTGGTGGCCAACGCCGCCCTGGGCAGCGAAAAGGACACCATGGTCTTCCTCTCCACCGACGGCGTTTACTGCGCCGTGAAGGGCGAGGCCGAGAAGATCGACGAGGGCGCGCCCTTCGCGCCCCTGAAAGAGCTCATCGGCAAGTTCGTCAAGGCGGGCGGGAAGATCTTCGTGTGCACCCCCTGCCTGAAGAAGCGCGGCCTCTCCGAAGCCGACCTCATCGAGGGCGCGACCCCGGCGGGCGGCGCGGTGCTCGTGGAATGGCTCGCGGCCGGATCGCCCTGCGTGGCCTATTGA
- a CDS encoding ROK family protein has product MNSEPNADAAPLLAGVETGGTKIVCAVARGGYAPLPPGDRFETLTGDDPRAAVARAAAWLHGREAAHGAAVAGLGVVSFGPVRLDPRAPDFGHVLATPKPGWSGFDLLGSLRAHFPGVPTGFETDVGGAALGEGAWGAARGLEDFVYVTMGTGIGGGAVCGGRVARGLTHPEMGHVRLPRLPGDDFPGVCPFHGDCWEGLCSGPAIRARTGLDAADLPADHPAWGLAAAYTGTALAGIALTLSPARIVLGGGVSLGGRLGREGFFAAVGRELLAALGGYVNSPLLTPQGVGDYLVPPGLGGDAGVAGALRLAREALEG; this is encoded by the coding sequence ATGAACAGCGAACCAAACGCCGACGCGGCCCCCCTGCTGGCCGGGGTGGAGACTGGAGGAACCAAGATCGTCTGCGCCGTGGCCCGGGGCGGCTACGCCCCCCTGCCGCCCGGCGACCGCTTCGAGACCCTCACCGGGGACGATCCCCGCGCGGCCGTGGCCCGCGCCGCCGCGTGGCTGCACGGTCGGGAGGCCGCCCACGGAGCGGCCGTGGCGGGGCTGGGGGTGGTCTCCTTCGGCCCCGTGCGCCTGGACCCGCGCGCCCCGGACTTCGGCCATGTGCTGGCCACGCCCAAGCCGGGTTGGTCCGGGTTCGACCTGCTGGGGAGCCTGCGGGCGCACTTTCCCGGCGTCCCCACGGGCTTCGAGACCGACGTGGGCGGCGCGGCCCTGGGCGAGGGGGCCTGGGGCGCGGCCCGGGGCCTGGAGGATTTCGTCTACGTGACCATGGGCACGGGCATCGGCGGCGGGGCCGTGTGCGGCGGACGCGTGGCGCGCGGGCTCACGCACCCGGAGATGGGGCACGTGCGCCTGCCGCGCCTGCCGGGGGACGACTTTCCCGGGGTGTGCCCTTTCCACGGCGACTGCTGGGAGGGCCTGTGCAGCGGACCGGCCATCCGGGCGCGCACGGGCCTGGACGCGGCGGACCTCCCGGCGGACCACCCCGCATGGGGGCTCGCGGCCGCCTACACGGGGACGGCTCTGGCGGGGATTGCTCTCACGCTCTCGCCCGCGCGCATCGTGCTGGGCGGCGGGGTGAGCCTGGGGGGGCGTCTGGGGCGCGAGGGGTTCTTCGCGGCGGTGGGGCGCGAACTGCTGGCGGCTCTGGGGGGCTATGTGAACTCGCCCTTGCTCACGCCGCAGGGGGTCGGGGACTATCTCGTGCCCCCGGGGCTGGGGGGCGACGCGGGGGTGGCCGGGGCCTTGCGGCTGGCCAGGGAGGCCCTGGAAGGGTGA
- a CDS encoding phosphoenolpyruvate carboxykinase, protein MSIFNEFDLALKAIYQQAVEDERLIQNPGTQRLKRISLEEPEVVETLYGNVVARTEPASRAKPHTRNNIDSPFNQSEFTLLAQARKALAGQQLICIDVLVRQDDDQAVTARLMVPRRFAHIAYGGAKLFGPLVKDVTDPTYQVIFFHDEAWKDNAEKPLAEKDITIRLIHSEDGRMIKIVRNSSYLGEWKKGVFAGESWRAKVAKEGIFLHAGCRRDCLEMAHGGMETQTSLFVALSANGKTSLTCRVLARNIGEESWLIQDDGGILKRDGSFHGFEQGGIYAKTDGLTPSEQIETYYGALKPDTYLENVHVEPEGALDFFNIQRTSNGRAVIERRDFMHAHRSIVAPEINNIFLITRGPTIPAVARLSHWQATALMVLGQSMESSAGDPSQAGAIKNVFFYDPFLAGNRVEHAHLFHDILRWNPHINCYLLNTGGVGEGEHHRKITLLDTVNILEAVLRRSLEDWEANEATGYLVPRAVRGVDSIVFHPEKLFPRQDFEERQAALYAKRREILESYPGLDRAIVNSLKK, encoded by the coding sequence ATGTCGATTTTCAACGAATTCGATCTCGCACTCAAGGCCATCTACCAGCAAGCCGTGGAAGACGAACGGCTCATCCAGAACCCCGGCACGCAACGGCTCAAGCGCATCAGCCTGGAGGAGCCCGAGGTGGTCGAGACGCTCTACGGCAACGTCGTGGCCCGCACCGAGCCCGCCTCACGAGCCAAGCCCCACACCCGCAACAACATCGACTCCCCCTTCAACCAGTCCGAGTTCACCCTCCTGGCCCAGGCCCGCAAGGCCCTGGCCGGGCAGCAGCTCATCTGCATCGACGTGCTCGTGCGCCAGGACGACGACCAGGCCGTCACGGCCCGGCTCATGGTGCCGCGCCGCTTCGCCCACATCGCCTACGGCGGGGCCAAGCTCTTCGGCCCCCTTGTGAAGGACGTGACGGACCCCACCTACCAGGTGATCTTTTTTCACGACGAGGCCTGGAAGGACAACGCCGAGAAACCCCTGGCCGAAAAGGACATCACCATCCGCCTCATCCACTCCGAGGACGGCCGCATGATCAAGATCGTGCGCAACTCCAGCTACCTGGGCGAATGGAAAAAGGGCGTCTTCGCGGGCGAGTCCTGGCGCGCCAAGGTGGCCAAGGAGGGCATCTTCCTCCACGCGGGATGCCGGCGCGACTGCCTGGAGATGGCCCACGGCGGCATGGAAACCCAGACCTCGCTCTTCGTGGCCCTTTCGGCCAACGGCAAGACCTCCCTCACCTGCCGCGTGCTGGCCCGCAACATCGGGGAGGAATCCTGGCTGATCCAGGACGACGGCGGCATCCTCAAGCGCGACGGCTCCTTCCACGGCTTCGAGCAGGGCGGCATCTACGCCAAGACCGACGGCCTCACCCCCTCGGAGCAGATCGAGACCTACTACGGCGCGCTCAAGCCCGACACCTACCTGGAGAACGTCCACGTGGAGCCCGAGGGCGCGCTGGACTTCTTCAACATCCAGCGCACCTCCAACGGCCGCGCGGTCATCGAGCGGCGCGACTTCATGCACGCCCACCGCTCCATCGTGGCCCCCGAGATCAACAACATCTTCCTCATCACGCGCGGCCCCACCATCCCCGCCGTGGCCCGCCTCTCCCACTGGCAGGCCACAGCGCTCATGGTGCTGGGCCAGTCCATGGAGTCCTCCGCGGGCGACCCCTCCCAGGCCGGGGCCATCAAGAACGTCTTCTTCTACGATCCCTTCCTGGCCGGAAACCGCGTGGAGCACGCCCACCTCTTCCACGACATCCTGCGCTGGAACCCGCACATCAACTGCTACCTGCTCAACACCGGCGGCGTGGGCGAGGGCGAGCACCACCGCAAGATCACCCTCCTGGACACCGTGAACATCCTGGAGGCCGTGCTGCGCCGCTCCCTGGAAGACTGGGAGGCCAACGAGGCCACCGGATACCTGGTGCCCCGCGCCGTGCGCGGCGTGGACTCCATCGTCTTCCACCCCGAAAAGCTCTTCCCCAGGCAGGACTTCGAGGAACGCCAGGCCGCGCTCTACGCCAAGCGCCGGGAGATCCTGGAATCCTACCCCGGGCTGGACAGGGCCATCGTCAACTCGCTCAAGAAGTAG
- a CDS encoding DUF5989 family protein, with protein MSFLGDLWGFLKVRKKFWLLPIILVLLLFGVLIVLTSGSAIAPFIYTLF; from the coding sequence ATGAGCTTTCTCGGCGATCTCTGGGGCTTTCTCAAAGTCCGCAAGAAGTTTTGGCTTCTGCCCATCATCCTGGTCCTGCTGCTCTTCGGCGTGCTCATCGTGCTGACCAGCGGCTCGGCCATCGCGCCGTTCATCTACACGCTGTTCTAG
- the rfaD gene encoding ADP-glyceromanno-heptose 6-epimerase gives MLVVTGGAGFLGSAVIWKLNEAGRKDILVVDALGSGEKWRNLVNRSFADFLHKDEFLRRLRQGGDPFGVTAVVHMGACSATTERDADFLHENNTRYTTELCRFCLEHGARFVTASSAATYGDGSRGFDDGPEGLDRLRPLNMYGYSKHRFDLTARDNGWLNSIASLKFFNVYGPNEYHKGDMRSVACKSFEQIRDTGGVRLFRSHRPDYADGGQLRDFVSVKDCAEVVAWLLEHPEANGVFNVGTGAARSFTDLALAVFEAMGAPPRIEYVDIPEQIRDRYQYYTQAPVDRLRAAGYRGPFASLEEGVRDYVRNHLLAEDPYL, from the coding sequence ATGCTTGTGGTCACGGGCGGAGCCGGGTTTCTCGGCAGCGCGGTCATCTGGAAGCTCAACGAGGCGGGGCGAAAGGACATCCTGGTGGTGGACGCCCTGGGCTCGGGTGAGAAGTGGCGCAACCTGGTGAACCGCTCCTTTGCTGATTTCCTGCACAAGGACGAGTTCCTGCGCCGTCTGCGCCAGGGGGGCGATCCTTTCGGCGTCACGGCCGTGGTGCACATGGGGGCCTGCTCGGCCACCACCGAGCGCGACGCGGACTTCCTCCACGAGAACAACACCCGCTACACCACGGAGCTCTGCCGCTTCTGCCTGGAGCACGGCGCGCGCTTCGTCACGGCCTCCAGCGCCGCCACCTACGGCGACGGCTCCCGGGGCTTCGACGACGGCCCCGAGGGCCTGGACCGCCTGCGGCCCCTGAACATGTACGGCTATTCCAAGCACCGCTTCGACCTGACCGCGCGCGACAACGGCTGGCTCAACTCCATCGCCAGCCTGAAGTTCTTCAACGTCTACGGCCCCAACGAATACCACAAGGGCGACATGCGCAGCGTGGCCTGCAAGTCCTTCGAGCAGATCCGGGACACCGGCGGCGTTCGGCTCTTCCGTTCCCACCGGCCCGACTACGCCGACGGCGGTCAGCTGCGCGATTTCGTCTCCGTGAAGGACTGCGCCGAGGTGGTGGCCTGGCTCCTGGAGCACCCCGAGGCCAACGGCGTGTTCAACGTGGGCACGGGCGCGGCGCGCAGCTTCACGGACCTAGCCCTGGCCGTGTTCGAGGCCATGGGCGCGCCCCCGCGCATCGAGTACGTGGACATCCCAGAGCAGATCCGCGACCGCTACCAGTACTACACCCAGGCCCCCGTGGACCGGCTCCGCGCGGCGGGCTACCGCGGGCCCTTCGCCTCCCTGGAAGAGGGCGTGCGGGACTACGTGCGAAACCACTTGCTGGCGGAAGACCCCTACCTGTAG
- a CDS encoding NADH:flavin oxidoreductase, translating into MPDVFDPIQAGSLTLPNRFLRSATWEGLAAPDGSATPELAERMAELARGQVGLVISGHAFVTPEGRAGLRQLGANDDALLPGLASLAQAVHEAGGLCALQIAHAGDQGNSALSGLEAVGPSDVERPGTLPVRALDREGMERLTRAFVQAALRARKAGFDAVQLHAAHGYLLSQFLSPVWNRRDDAYGGSPAKRARFPLEVARAVRKALGPDFPLLVKLNAGDFVEGGPEPEDMVRAALRFEEAGVDAVELSGGCRQAGEAFMPARKGHIRTQEEEAYHRRAAKHAKERGLKIPLFLVGGIRSFEVAQGLVASGAADGVSLCRPLICEPDLVKRWRGGDLRPAQCVSDNACYGPGFAGEGIRCVTFEKRRARES; encoded by the coding sequence ATGCCCGACGTGTTCGACCCCATCCAGGCCGGTTCCCTGACCCTGCCCAACCGTTTCCTGCGCTCCGCCACCTGGGAGGGCCTGGCCGCTCCCGACGGATCGGCCACACCCGAACTGGCCGAACGCATGGCCGAACTGGCGCGGGGGCAGGTGGGGCTGGTGATCAGCGGGCACGCCTTTGTCACCCCGGAGGGCCGAGCGGGCCTGCGCCAGCTGGGCGCGAACGACGACGCCCTCCTGCCGGGCCTCGCCTCCCTGGCCCAGGCCGTGCACGAGGCCGGGGGGCTCTGCGCCCTGCAGATCGCCCACGCGGGCGACCAGGGCAACTCCGCCCTCTCCGGCCTGGAGGCCGTTGGCCCCTCGGACGTGGAGCGCCCCGGAACGCTGCCAGTCCGCGCCCTGGACCGCGAGGGCATGGAGCGCCTGACCAGGGCCTTCGTCCAGGCCGCCCTGCGCGCCCGCAAGGCCGGGTTCGACGCCGTGCAGCTCCACGCGGCCCACGGCTACCTGCTCTCGCAGTTCCTCTCCCCGGTCTGGAACCGCCGCGACGACGCCTACGGCGGCTCCCCCGCCAAGAGGGCGCGCTTCCCCCTGGAGGTGGCGCGCGCGGTGCGCAAGGCCCTTGGGCCGGACTTCCCCCTGCTGGTGAAGCTCAACGCCGGGGATTTCGTGGAGGGCGGCCCCGAACCCGAGGACATGGTGCGGGCCGCGCTGCGCTTCGAGGAGGCGGGCGTGGACGCCGTGGAGCTCTCCGGCGGCTGCCGCCAGGCCGGGGAGGCCTTCATGCCCGCGCGCAAGGGGCACATCCGCACGCAGGAGGAGGAGGCCTACCACCGCCGCGCGGCGAAGCACGCCAAGGAGCGCGGGCTGAAGATTCCCCTCTTCCTGGTGGGGGGCATCCGCAGCTTCGAGGTGGCCCAGGGCCTGGTGGCCTCAGGCGCGGCCGACGGCGTGAGCCTGTGCCGCCCGCTCATCTGCGAGCCCGATCTGGTGAAGCGCTGGCGCGGGGGCGACCTGCGCCCCGCCCAGTGCGTGTCCGACAACGCCTGCTACGGCCCGGGCTTCGCGGGCGAGGGCATCCGCTGCGTCACCTTCGAGAAGAGGCGCGCCCGGGAGAGCTAG
- a CDS encoding sulfurtransferase TusA family protein: MRPPHPEHWSFDDEFDGGEETCGRVIINLHTYVKPLPPGTRLLLVSEDPAAPVEFPAWCRMTRNALLETAHPYYLIELKPALKENPHG; this comes from the coding sequence ATGCGTCCGCCGCATCCCGAACACTGGTCCTTCGACGACGAATTCGACGGCGGCGAGGAGACCTGCGGCCGAGTGATCATCAACCTGCACACCTACGTCAAACCCCTCCCCCCCGGCACGCGCCTGCTCCTCGTCTCCGAGGACCCCGCCGCGCCCGTGGAGTTTCCGGCTTGGTGCAGGATGACCCGCAACGCCCTGCTGGAAACGGCCCATCCCTACTACCTCATCGAACTCAAACCGGCACTCAAGGAGAACCCTCATGGCTGA
- the mutL gene encoding DNA mismatch repair endonuclease MutL: MVSYRSIRVLPPHLQNQIAAGEVVERPSSVVKELVENSLDAGAARVHVALEGGGAGLILVQDDGRGMDAGELRLALTRHATSKLAALEDLDAIATYGFRGEALPSIASVSRLRVASKSQDSPDAVFLDVAFGEIVEEGPAALTQGTRIEVRELFGNVPARLKFLKSVATETRRCQEVLERVALARLDVGFKYSVDQRSALRFVAGQDLAARLAVVWPPALAQALLPVEGEMHGMRVTGFAALPHAGQARTDRMLFYVNSRPVQDRVLLRAAREAYKGRMLSREYPALALFLEAGPGEVDVNVHPAKTEVRFRDEGLAFTLVRQAVARALDLGAPSARMTAVLDHNAPSIAPEAKHATYRDYLHEVAREAGRDVPEEEQEPPVRAGRDASPGPLEGSRSEAPWRPQGGPAAGSVERHREPPALSGQGMREPLGVRELGADYHAGRQTSPGGFSRPDARGGSARHAAPDGGRDYGPDYGPDYDRDGGRDHPSAGTGEAGRPSPEGRSGLSSWLPWGSRGQEASPAKPEAGASSQAHGKAARQPGRTAKGVEYLGQVADTYLVLRLGRKGLTLLDQHAAHERVLFSQLRAAQSRGESRPLAVGFEMSLHPSETRRLESLWKDLTALGFQMRADRPGVVGVRGVPPLLSAGQAKEFLRDVLSGKARTMDDLWAVMSCKAAVKAGDALAEHEALALVEAWSAAKDRDHCPHGRPVAVHWDAKDLEKLFKRGK, encoded by the coding sequence ATGGTATCGTATCGCAGCATCCGTGTCCTGCCCCCGCACCTTCAGAACCAGATCGCCGCGGGGGAAGTGGTAGAGCGGCCTTCGAGCGTCGTCAAGGAACTGGTGGAGAACAGCCTGGACGCCGGGGCCGCGCGCGTGCATGTGGCCCTGGAGGGCGGCGGCGCTGGGCTCATCCTCGTGCAGGACGACGGCCGGGGCATGGACGCGGGCGAGCTGCGCCTGGCGCTCACCCGGCACGCCACCAGCAAGCTCGCGGCCCTGGAGGACCTGGACGCCATCGCAACGTACGGCTTCCGGGGCGAGGCCCTGCCCTCCATCGCCTCGGTTTCGCGCCTTCGCGTGGCCTCCAAGAGCCAGGACAGCCCGGACGCCGTGTTCCTGGACGTGGCCTTCGGCGAGATCGTGGAGGAAGGCCCGGCCGCGCTCACCCAGGGCACGCGCATCGAGGTGCGCGAACTCTTCGGCAACGTGCCCGCCCGGCTCAAGTTCCTCAAATCCGTGGCCACGGAGACCAGGCGCTGCCAGGAGGTGCTGGAGCGCGTGGCCCTGGCGCGCCTGGACGTGGGCTTCAAGTATTCGGTGGACCAGCGCTCCGCGCTGCGCTTCGTGGCCGGGCAGGACCTGGCCGCGCGCCTGGCCGTGGTCTGGCCCCCGGCCCTGGCCCAGGCCCTGCTCCCCGTGGAGGGCGAGATGCACGGCATGCGCGTGACGGGCTTCGCCGCCCTGCCCCATGCCGGTCAGGCCCGCACGGACCGCATGCTCTTCTACGTGAACTCCCGCCCCGTGCAGGACCGCGTGCTCCTGCGCGCCGCGCGCGAGGCCTACAAGGGCCGGATGCTCTCCCGCGAATACCCGGCCCTGGCGCTCTTCCTGGAGGCCGGGCCCGGCGAGGTGGACGTGAACGTGCACCCGGCCAAGACCGAGGTGCGCTTCCGCGACGAGGGCCTGGCCTTCACCCTGGTGCGCCAGGCCGTGGCCCGCGCCCTGGACCTGGGCGCGCCCTCGGCGCGCATGACCGCCGTGCTGGACCATAACGCCCCCTCCATCGCCCCCGAGGCCAAACACGCCACCTACCGCGACTACCTCCACGAGGTGGCCCGCGAGGCCGGACGCGACGTGCCGGAAGAGGAGCAGGAGCCGCCGGTCCGCGCGGGACGCGACGCGTCCCCCGGACCGCTGGAAGGCTCCCGGAGCGAAGCGCCCTGGCGGCCCCAGGGCGGCCCCGCCGCCGGGAGCGTGGAACGCCACCGCGAGCCCCCGGCCCTCTCGGGGCAGGGGATGCGCGAGCCACTGGGCGTGCGCGAACTCGGCGCGGACTACCACGCGGGACGCCAAACCTCCCCCGGCGGTTTCTCCCGACCGGACGCCCGCGGCGGCTCAGCGCGCCACGCAGCCCCGGACGGCGGCCGGGACTACGGCCCGGACTACGGCCCGGACTACGACCGGGACGGCGGCCGGGACCACCCCTCCGCCGGGACCGGCGAGGCGGGACGCCCGTCTCCCGAGGGACGCTCCGGCCTCTCCTCCTGGCTGCCCTGGGGATCGCGCGGCCAGGAAGCATCGCCCGCGAAGCCCGAGGCCGGGGCCTCGTCCCAGGCCCACGGCAAGGCCGCCCGTCAGCCAGGGCGCACGGCCAAGGGCGTGGAATACCTGGGCCAGGTGGCCGACACCTACCTGGTGCTGCGTCTGGGGCGCAAAGGGCTCACGCTCCTGGACCAGCACGCGGCCCACGAGCGGGTGCTCTTCTCGCAGCTCAGGGCCGCCCAGAGCCGGGGAGAGTCGCGCCCGCTGGCCGTGGGCTTCGAGATGAGCCTGCACCCCTCCGAGACCCGCCGCCTGGAGTCTCTGTGGAAGGACCTGACGGCCCTGGGCTTCCAGATGCGCGCCGACCGCCCCGGCGTGGTGGGCGTGCGCGGCGTGCCGCCGCTCTTGAGCGCGGGCCAGGCCAAGGAGTTCTTGCGCGACGTGCTCTCGGGCAAGGCGCGCACCATGGACGACCTCTGGGCCGTGATGAGCTGCAAGGCGGCGGTGAAGGCCGGGGACGCCCTGGCCGAGCACGAGGCCCTGGCCCTGGTGGAGGCCTGGAGCGCCGCCAAGGACCGCGACCACTGCCCCCACGGCCGCCCCGTGGCCGTGCACTGGGACGCGAAGGACCTGGAGAAGCTTTTCAAGCGGGGGAAGTAG
- the alr gene encoding alanine racemase, with the protein MAIPWNKVTAVIDLADIVHNYKLLNARSGNAVPVVKADAYGHGLAQVAQVLAQEGAETFAVGTVEEAQALRASGHARNVLALLGPVDQADVRLAREARIVPFLHCFEQLDLLAAQPGAPLEVALKFDTGMRRLGFTLEDVPALAQRLEALPGVKAAYVCSHLATADEPAAHDYAREQGREFAAVREALAARGIRPRASIANSAGILAHPELHLDFQRAGVALYGTNPFQGTPLAHLGEGLRTAMQVRTKILSVHALKAGQTISYGRTYTAERDMTVAIAAAGYADAYSRGLSGRAGMCVNGRRAPVLGRVCMQMTAVDVSGIEGVAPGGDAWLLGGEGKGRVSAEELAGWWGSITYEVFCMLGLNRREYA; encoded by the coding sequence ATGGCCATTCCCTGGAACAAAGTGACGGCCGTCATCGACCTGGCCGATATCGTCCACAATTACAAACTCTTGAACGCCAGGTCCGGCAACGCCGTGCCGGTGGTCAAGGCCGACGCCTACGGCCACGGGCTCGCCCAGGTGGCCCAGGTGCTGGCCCAGGAGGGCGCGGAGACCTTCGCCGTGGGCACGGTGGAGGAGGCCCAGGCCCTGCGCGCCTCGGGCCACGCCCGCAACGTCCTGGCCCTTCTGGGCCCCGTGGACCAGGCCGACGTGCGCCTGGCGCGCGAGGCGCGCATCGTGCCCTTCCTGCACTGCTTCGAGCAGCTGGACCTGCTGGCCGCCCAGCCCGGCGCACCCCTGGAGGTGGCCCTCAAGTTCGACACCGGCATGCGCCGCCTGGGCTTCACCCTGGAGGACGTTCCGGCCCTGGCCCAGCGCCTGGAGGCCCTGCCGGGGGTGAAGGCGGCCTACGTCTGCTCCCACCTTGCAACGGCCGACGAGCCCGCCGCGCACGACTACGCCCGCGAGCAGGGCCGCGAGTTCGCGGCCGTGCGCGAGGCGTTGGCCGCCCGGGGCATCCGGCCCAGGGCCAGCATCGCCAACTCGGCGGGCATCCTGGCCCACCCGGAGTTGCACCTGGATTTCCAGCGGGCGGGCGTCGCCCTCTACGGCACGAACCCCTTTCAAGGCACGCCCCTGGCCCACCTGGGCGAGGGCCTGCGCACGGCCATGCAGGTGCGCACGAAGATCCTCTCCGTGCACGCCCTCAAGGCCGGGCAGACCATCAGCTACGGGCGCACCTACACGGCGGAAAGAGACATGACCGTGGCCATCGCGGCGGCGGGCTACGCCGACGCCTACTCCCGGGGCCTCTCGGGCCGTGCGGGCATGTGCGTGAACGGACGGCGCGCTCCGGTGCTGGGGCGCGTGTGCATGCAGATGACCGCCGTGGACGTGAGCGGCATCGAGGGCGTGGCCCCGGGCGGCGACGCCTGGCTGCTGGGCGGCGAGGGCAAGGGCCGCGTGAGCGCCGAGGAGCTGGCGGGCTGGTGGGGCAGCATCACCTACGAGGTGTTCTGCATGCTGGGGCTCAACCGGCGCGAGTACGCCTAG
- a CDS encoding carbamoyltransferase family protein — protein MSEAILGISAYYHDSAAALVIDGEIVAAAHEERFTRRKHDASFPANAASYCLAEAGLAFKELTAVAFYDKPFLKFERLLETYHGFAPSGLTSFLSAMPVWIKEKLFMGKMLKDEFAKLGPGKPQVLFPEHHLSHAASAFYPSPFEEAAILTIDGVGEWATTAIGHGKGKDITFLRELDFPHSLGLLYSAFTYYCGFKVNSGEYKLMGLAPYGNPGARRVADFKAKILDQLIDLRPDGSMLLNMDYFGYATGLRMCREDAWERLFGLPKRASETELTQDYMDMALAIQQVTEDVVMRLARTARELTGAKNLTMAGGVSLNCVANGKLIREGVFEGVWIQPAAGDAGGALGAALSAHHIWKGHERTPHKRDAMRGAYLGPEFSAADVKRLAARRHAPYKHFDDFDALAREVSGLLAQGNVVGWFQGRMEYGPRALGNRSILGDPRNPEMQKKLNLKIKYREGFRPFAPSVQEEAIGDYFDIDRPSPYMLLVAPVRPERQNPLPEGYDDMGMWERLYVLRSDLPAITHVDYSARIQSVSRDVNERYWRLIDAFRQTQGCAVVVNTSFNVRGEPIVCTPADAYRCFMRTEMDYLVLGDFLFAKPDQPPLPDDEDWMAQYELD, from the coding sequence ATGTCCGAAGCCATTCTCGGCATCTCCGCCTACTATCACGACTCGGCTGCGGCGCTCGTCATCGACGGCGAAATCGTCGCCGCGGCCCACGAGGAGCGCTTCACCCGGCGCAAGCACGACGCCTCGTTCCCCGCCAACGCCGCCTCCTACTGCCTGGCCGAGGCGGGCCTGGCCTTCAAGGAACTCACGGCCGTCGCCTTCTACGACAAGCCCTTCCTCAAATTCGAGCGCCTGCTGGAGACCTACCACGGCTTCGCGCCCTCGGGCCTGACGAGCTTCCTCTCGGCCATGCCGGTGTGGATCAAGGAAAAGCTCTTCATGGGCAAGATGCTCAAGGACGAGTTCGCCAAGCTCGGCCCCGGCAAGCCCCAGGTGCTCTTCCCCGAACACCACCTTTCCCACGCGGCCAGCGCCTTCTACCCCTCGCCCTTCGAGGAGGCCGCCATCCTGACCATCGACGGCGTGGGCGAATGGGCCACCACGGCCATCGGCCACGGCAAGGGCAAGGACATCACCTTCCTGCGCGAGCTGGACTTCCCCCACTCCCTGGGCCTGCTCTACTCGGCCTTCACCTACTATTGCGGCTTCAAGGTGAACTCCGGCGAGTACAAGCTCATGGGCCTGGCCCCCTATGGCAACCCCGGCGCGCGGCGCGTGGCCGACTTCAAGGCCAAGATCCTCGACCAGCTCATCGACCTGCGCCCCGACGGCTCCATGCTCCTGAACATGGACTACTTCGGCTACGCCACGGGCCTGCGCATGTGCCGCGAAGACGCCTGGGAGCGCCTCTTCGGGCTGCCCAAGCGCGCCTCCGAGACCGAACTGACCCAGGACTACATGGACATGGCCCTGGCCATCCAGCAGGTCACCGAAGACGTGGTCATGCGCCTGGCGCGCACCGCCAGGGAGCTGACGGGCGCGAAGAACCTGACCATGGCCGGGGGCGTCTCGCTCAACTGCGTGGCCAACGGCAAGCTCATCCGCGAGGGCGTGTTCGAGGGCGTGTGGATCCAGCCCGCGGCGGGCGACGCGGGCGGCGCGCTGGGCGCGGCCCTCTCCGCCCACCACATCTGGAAGGGCCACGAGCGCACCCCCCACAAGCGCGACGCCATGCGGGGGGCCTACCTGGGTCCCGAGTTCTCGGCCGCCGACGTGAAGCGCCTGGCCGCGCGCCGCCACGCCCCCTACAAGCATTTCGACGACTTCGACGCGCTGGCCCGCGAGGTCTCGGGCCTGCTGGCCCAGGGCAACGTGGTGGGCTGGTTCCAGGGGCGCATGGAGTACGGCCCGCGCGCCCTGGGCAACCGCTCCATCCTGGGCGACCCGCGCAACCCGGAGATGCAGAAGAAGCTCAACCTGAAGATCAAATACCGCGAGGGGTTCCGCCCCTTCGCCCCCTCCGTGCAGGAGGAGGCCATCGGGGACTACTTCGACATCGACCGCCCCTCGCCCTACATGCTCCTGGTGGCCCCCGTGCGCCCCGAGCGGCAGAACCCCCTGCCCGAGGGCTACGACGACATGGGCATGTGGGAGCGCCTCTACGTGCTGCGCTCCGACCTGCCCGCCATCACCCACGTGGACTACTCCGCGCGCATCCAGAGCGTGAGCCGCGACGTGAACGAGCGCTACTGGCGGCTCATCGACGCCTTCCGCCAGACCCAGGGCTGCGCCGTGGTGGTGAACACCAGCTTCAACGTGCGCGGCGAGCCCATCGTGTGCACCCCGGCCGACGCCTACCGCTGCTTCATGCGCACCGAGATGGACTACCTGGTGCTGGGCGACTTCCTCTTCGCCAAGCCCGACCAGCCCCCCCTGCCCGACGACGAGGACTGGATGGCCCAGTACGAACTGGACTAG